From the genome of Labedella gwakjiensis:
AGTCCGACCTCGACGCCCGCTACGGTCGCAGCACACGCTCCCGCCGAGTGGAGAAGCGCGTCCTGTGGACGCTCGGCGGCATCATCGCGGTGGTGTTCGGAGCCTGGGTGGTACTCGTCGCCTTCGACGGCACGAGCGCGAGCCTCGAGACGAACGACGTCGCTCACGAGATCGTCGACGAGCACTCCGTGCGTGTGTCCTTCTCCCTCAACGTCGCCC
Proteins encoded in this window:
- a CDS encoding DUF4307 domain-containing protein, with product MTDTQMAHESDLDARYGRSTRSRRVEKRVLWTLGGIIAVVFGAWVVLVAFDGTSASLETNDVAHEIVDEHSVRVSFSLNVAPGTATTCAVQALNEDHAIVGWKIVEIPPSEDRNRVISETVLTSQQSNTGLVYSCWLPGDPSS